GCCGACAAGATCGTCCGGGAGGGCCGGACGGATCTGGTGGCCGTGGGGCGCGGGTTGCTGGCCGACCCCAGCTGGGGTCGGCGGGCGAGGGAAGCCCTTCAGGCCGGATGACGATTGACGGTCTGATCGTCGCGTCTGGAATAACTCGACGTCTGGAATAGCGACCCGGGCCTCGCGCGGAGCGGGGCCCGGGTCCTTGCTTCAAGCCGTAGCGTGGTGCAGGCTTGTCCTCTTCTTCAGGTGACCGGGTGCAATTCCTGGTGTCGTTCCATCGCCGCCGGGTGACCGTGAAGGTCGTCGGCGATGTCTTCGAGGCCCAGGGCGAGCAGCCGTTCGCGGCTCGGCTTGCCGGTCTCGAGGTCCCAGTCCATGGCCTCATAGTAGTCCTCGACCAGCCGGTCGATGTCGACCGTCAGCCCGGCCAGCGGCCCGCGGGCCAGCGGCGGCCGGCCGAAGACGCGATCGGGGGCCTTCCAACGGCGGGGGTTGACCCCCTCCCGGAGGTCGAAGGCCTGGCGGATGGTCTCCGTCCGCTCGCCGATGGTGAGCAACTCGCCGATGTTCCAGTCGCGGCCGGTGACGGCGGTCAGGAAGGCCGGGATGGAGTGATAGTCGATGCTCCAGAAGGAGAACTCGCAGCAGCCGATGGAGTTGACCACGTGAAGGAGGTTGGACATGGCCCGGTGGTCCTGGCCGCGCCCGGCATAGTTGCGCCGGTCCCGCTCAGGGAGATCGAAGCCCGGCGGGACCAGCCCCTCGGAACCCTGGGTATGGCGGGCCGGGGTCGGGTCGGTCAGGTAGGTGGTGCCCATCGCCGGGTCGAAGCGTGGGTCGTGCATCGGCACCTCCTGGCCGCCGATCTGCACGGCGTAAGCCTCGGCGCCACGGCCGATCTTCTCGGCCGCCCGCTTGGTTCCATCGGCCAGGACGTCGCCGAATCCTTCCCGCCGGGCGGTCTTCCCGATGAGCTCCACGATGGCCTCGTGGTTGCCCCAGCGGAGTTCGAGACCGTCGGTCTCGTGCCGGTCGATGATCCCGTGCTCGAAGAGGTCGATGGCGAAGGCGATGGTGCTGCCGGTGGAGATGGTGTCCAGACCGAACCGGTTGCAGAGGTGGTTGGCCATGATGATCGACTCGAGGTTGTCGTTACCGCACATGGTCCCGAAGGCCCCGATGGTCTCATACTCGGGCTTGTGGGTCTGGTCGACCTTGTAGGGGCCGGAGGACACGGAGACGATGCCGCCGCAGCCGATCGGGCAGCGATAGCAGCCGTAGCCCTTGATCTCCAGCTCGTGCATGGCGTCCCCGCCGATCTTGGCTGCCCCCGGGAAGGCCTCCAGACCCGCGTCGGACCAGTTACGGACGGGGGTATCCCCGCCGGCGACCAGCCCCTCGAGGACACCCGAGGTCCCGAAGTTATGAAGAGTGTCGTAAAGCGGCCCGGCCAACCGCGGTAGGTAGAACTGGCGCAGTTCCTGGGCCTTCTCCGGGTCGGCCAGGGGGATCTTGTGCCGGCCGCGGGCGGCCACCGCCTTGAGGTTCTTCGACCCCATCACCGCCCCGAGCCCCGACCGTCCGGCGGCCCGCCCGAGGTCATTGATGATGCAGGCGATCAAGGACTTCTTCTCGCCGGCCGGTCCGATGCAGGCGACGGCCGTGTCCTTGCCCATCCGCTCGCGGATGATCCCCTCCGTGTCGTGGGTGTCGAGTCCCCACAACTCGCCGGCGTCGCGCACCTCTGCCTGGCCGTCATCGATGGCCAGGTAGACTGGGCTCGAGGAGCGTCCGGTGACGATCACCCCGTCGTAGCCGGCCATCTTGAGGAAGGGGCCGAAGTCGCCGCCGCTGTTGGCGTCGCCCCATCCCCCGGTGAGCGGAGACTTGCCGACCGCCTCGTAGCGCGACCCGACGATGGCCGGGGTGCCGGTGAGCGGCCCGGTGATGAGCCCGAGGACGTTCTCGGGCCCGAGCGCGTCGGCTCCCGCCGGGACCAGGTCATACAACAGTCGGGCCCCGATGCCGTAGCCCCCCAGCCACTTCAAGAGAAAATCGTCATCAAGAGGCTTATCCTCAGTCCTGTGGTTCTCCAGATCGACGTAGAGGAGCTTCCCCATGTATCCTCCGTCCAAGAGCTAAACACCCCCCCAAAGAAATGCCGCCGAGACCGGGACGCGTGGAGTAACTGGATGTATTCTGTCACAGCCCGCTGGCAACGTATTCCGCCGGCGTGGCTTGGGCGTATGCGGGCGGGCGGTGGGGGACAATGAGGGCGGGACGGCGCACGGGTAGGGTCGCCGGCCAAAAGGGGGATTCGTCATTGGCCTCGACGTCGTGGAGCAACATCATCTGGATCGCCCTGATCATCTGGACTTTCCTGAACCCGTGGCTGCGCCAGCGGGCCATCGGGACGGCCCGTTTCCGGGCCCTCCGGCGGCTGGAGGTCAGGCGGGGAACGAGGGTCATCACCCTGATCCACCGGCAAGAAGCCCTGAGCCTGTTCGGGATTCAATTGGCCAAGTTCATCGACATCGAGGATTCCGAGGCCGTCCTCCGGGCCATCCGGCTGACCCCGGAAGACATGCCCATCGACATCATCCTCCACACGCCGGGGGGCTTGGTCCTGGCCGCCGAGCAGATCGCCCTGGCCGTC
This genomic stretch from Bacillota bacterium harbors:
- a CDS encoding aldehyde ferredoxin oxidoreductase family protein; translated protein: MDGGYMGKLLYVDLENHRTEDKPLDDDFLLKWLGGYGIGARLLYDLVPAGADALGPENVLGLITGPLTGTPAIVGSRYEAVGKSPLTGGWGDANSGGDFGPFLKMAGYDGVIVTGRSSSPVYLAIDDGQAEVRDAGELWGLDTHDTEGIIRERMGKDTAVACIGPAGEKKSLIACIINDLGRAAGRSGLGAVMGSKNLKAVAARGRHKIPLADPEKAQELRQFYLPRLAGPLYDTLHNFGTSGVLEGLVAGGDTPVRNWSDAGLEAFPGAAKIGGDAMHELEIKGYGCYRCPIGCGGIVSVSSGPYKVDQTHKPEYETIGAFGTMCGNDNLESIIMANHLCNRFGLDTISTGSTIAFAIDLFEHGIIDRHETDGLELRWGNHEAIVELIGKTARREGFGDVLADGTKRAAEKIGRGAEAYAVQIGGQEVPMHDPRFDPAMGTTYLTDPTPARHTQGSEGLVPPGFDLPERDRRNYAGRGQDHRAMSNLLHVVNSIGCCEFSFWSIDYHSIPAFLTAVTGRDWNIGELLTIGERTETIRQAFDLREGVNPRRWKAPDRVFGRPPLARGPLAGLTVDIDRLVEDYYEAMDWDLETGKPSRERLLALGLEDIADDLHGHPAAMERHQELHPVT